Genomic DNA from Paenibacillus donghaensis:
AATTACATTATTCGAATAAAGCTCCTTCAGTACAATCATTTCTGACTGCAATCCCTCAAAAGTATTCTGTATACCAGCAAAACCATCGGTGACCGGCATATGTATACGCAATATATAGCAATTACGATTTAACGGATCAGTTATCTTAAAAGTGATATTTTCATTATGGCGAATGAACTCGATATCCGGACTGCCAAATGGATACAATGAAACAATTTCCTTGGCTAATGTTATATAATCCACACCTTTATCCCCCTTTAGAAGCTAATGTCTTAGTAAGAAGGATTTCCAACGGCTCATCCTCCAGCAGCAAACACCCTGCATCCCGATAACCCAATCTTCTATAAAAGTGCTGAGCCTCTTCATTGGCCATCGTAGAGGTCATAACTCCTTGAAATCCCTGCTTCTTCATTTCATCTTCCCAGAACAGAACGGCCTCCTTACCTAATCCCTTGCTTCGATAGGCTTCATCGATCCAAATCATATTCAGAAAAGGGGTGTTGTCCCAAAAGTAACCGTAACGCATCCACCCTATAATACTTCCGTCTTCATTCTGTAAAATGTAAATCTCATTCCCCCTAATTTTAGGCAG
This window encodes:
- a CDS encoding GNAT family N-acetyltransferase, coding for MRIVAATDSDYEFIREHDHHIAEHLILPKIRGNEIYILQNEDGSIIGWMRYGYFWDNTPFLNMIWIDEAYRSKGLGKEAVLFWEDEMKKQGFQGVMTSTMANEEAQHFYRRLGYRDAGCLLLEDEPLEILLTKTLASKGG